Proteins encoded within one genomic window of Citrobacter amalonaticus Y19:
- the tusA gene encoding sulfurtransferase TusA → MSDLFSSADHTLDAQGLRCPEPVMMVRKTVRTMQTGETLLIVADDPATTRDIPGFCTFMEHELVAKETDSLPYRYLVRKGQ, encoded by the coding sequence ATGAGCGATCTGTTTTCCTCTGCCGACCATACCCTTGATGCCCAGGGACTCCGCTGTCCGGAACCGGTAATGATGGTGCGTAAAACCGTACGCACCATGCAGACCGGCGAAACGCTGCTGATTGTGGCGGACGATCCGGCGACCACCCGTGATATTCCCGGGTTTTGTACCTTTATGGAACATGAGCTGGTGGCAAAAGAGACCGACTCTCTGCCGTATCGCTATCTGGTGCGTAAAGGCCAGTAA